The Sorangiineae bacterium MSr11954 DNA segment TCGGGTAGGCCGCCTCTCCGGCGTTTGCATCGTCCGCCGAGCCCGGGCGCGCCAATTCGTCGGCCCTTTGCGCCTTCGCGCCGCCCGCGCTGTTGCGTTACGTCTCCGCGCCGCCCGCGCCGTTGCGTTACGTCTCCGCACCGCCCGCGCGGCTGCGCTTTTACGTCTCCGCGCCGCCCGCGCCATGCGCCTTTGCGCCGCCCGCGCCTTTGCGCCGCCCGCGCCGTTGCGCTTACGTCTCCGCGCCGCCCCTGCCATGCGCTTTTACGTCTCCGCGCCGCCCGCGCCTTCGCTCCTTCGCGCGAAAGGTGCCGCGCACGAACGCGGGCGAGGTGCTAACACCACCACCGTCGTGACCACGTTCCAACCACGTTTGCAGCGTTTGCCCGAGATGCTCACCCCGCCGCCGGGACCGCGTTCGCGCGCGATGTCGGCGCGTCTTGCCGCCGTCGAGTGCCCCGCCTTCGACGCGCGCCGAAGCGCGCGCGAAGCGTTGAGCGATACCTCGCAGGCCCCCATCGTGTACGCGGAGGGCGAGGGGCCCAATGTGATCGACGTCGATGGGAATCGGTACGTCGATTTGGTGGCGGGCTTCGGTGCGCTGGTGTTCGGGCACCGCCCGCCGTTCGTGTCGGCGGCGGTGAGCGCGCAGCAGGACAAGCTCGCGCTCGCGCTCGGCGACGTGTACTCGGCCGAGACGAAGGTCGCGCTCTGCGAGCGCCTCGCGGCGCTCTTTCCCGAGCCCGGTGCGCGCGTGATGCTCGGGCTCTCGGGCGCCGATGCCATCACCGCCGCGCTCAAGACCGCGCAGCTCGCGACCGGCCGCGCCAAGGTGATCGCCTTCGAGGGCGGCTACCACGGGCTCTCGCACGGCCCGCTGGCGGCGTGCGGCCTGGCGCCGTCGTTTCGGGAGCCCTTCGCCGGGCAGGTGGGCGACTTCGTCTCGTTTCGCCCCTACGGCGAGCGCGATCTGCGCCTCACGGGCGATGTTGCGGCCGTCCTCATCGAGCCCTTGCTCGGGCGGGGCGGCTGCATCGTTCCGGCCGAGGGGCTCCTTCGCGATCTGCGCGCGCAGTGCGATGCCGCCGGCGCGCTCCTCATCGCCGACGAAGTGTGGACGGG contains these protein-coding regions:
- a CDS encoding aspartate aminotransferase family protein, giving the protein MTTFQPRLQRLPEMLTPPPGPRSRAMSARLAAVECPAFDARRSAREALSDTSQAPIVYAEGEGPNVIDVDGNRYVDLVAGFGALVFGHRPPFVSAAVSAQQDKLALALGDVYSAETKVALCERLAALFPEPGARVMLGLSGADAITAALKTAQLATGRAKVIAFEGGYHGLSHGPLAACGLAPSFREPFAGQVGDFVSFRPYGERDLRLTGDVAAVLIEPLLGRGGCIVPAEGLLRDLRAQCDAAGALLIADEVWTGMGRAGSLLASVAEGVLPDIVCLGKGLGAGFPISAVIGRDRVMQAWGAHGGTAIHTGTHFGSPPACAAALAVLDALADGAVLERVNRIGDAWRQKLETATAGRGVTVLGRGLMIGLKLEGGAARALSVMRALLARGYIVLTGGTKGDTLTLTPPFDIEPGLLEAFNGALRAALDEAPAPKEPR